In one Ignavibacteriales bacterium genomic region, the following are encoded:
- the aroF gene encoding 3-deoxy-7-phosphoheptulonate synthase, which produces MVIIMDVNSPQSDVDKVKEKIATVGCKPHLIYGAQKLAIGLTGPTEALDEEEFQLMDSVEEVLRVSKKYKLVSREVKNEDTVINFGSHSIGGKELGIIAGPCSVESRDQIFEIAGQLKEMGIKFFRAGAYKPRSSPYAFQGMKEKGLQILADVKKEFDMMIVTEAKDSETLEAVAEVADIVQIGARNMQNYSLLEKLGNISKPILLKRGMAATIEDLLMSAEYIMYNGNHKVIFCERGIKTFETYTRNTLDLNAVPVIKKHSHLPIIVDPSHGIGIWDKVPAMAMASVAAGADGLIIEVHHKPETALSDGYQSLTPKTFKRLLDKLEQLAPIVDKEMKLLCTT; this is translated from the coding sequence ATGGTAATCATAATGGATGTTAATTCACCACAATCCGATGTGGATAAAGTAAAAGAAAAAATTGCAACTGTTGGTTGTAAACCACATTTAATTTATGGCGCACAAAAATTGGCAATTGGATTAACCGGTCCAACAGAAGCACTCGATGAAGAAGAATTCCAGTTAATGGATTCTGTGGAAGAAGTTTTGCGCGTAAGTAAAAAATATAAACTTGTAAGCCGCGAAGTAAAAAATGAAGATACTGTAATCAATTTTGGTAGTCATTCAATCGGTGGAAAGGAACTTGGAATAATTGCGGGACCGTGTTCTGTAGAAAGTCGCGATCAAATATTTGAGATTGCCGGACAACTTAAAGAAATGGGAATAAAATTCTTTAGAGCTGGCGCTTATAAACCGCGCTCAAGTCCATACGCTTTCCAGGGAATGAAAGAAAAAGGATTACAGATTTTGGCAGATGTAAAAAAAGAATTTGATATGATGATTGTAACTGAAGCAAAAGATAGTGAAACTCTCGAAGCGGTTGCTGAAGTTGCTGACATAGTTCAAATTGGTGCACGAAATATGCAAAATTATAGTTTGCTGGAAAAACTTGGTAACATTTCAAAACCAATTCTTCTTAAAAGAGGAATGGCAGCAACCATCGAGGATTTACTGATGAGCGCAGAATATATAATGTATAATGGTAACCATAAAGTAATATTTTGCGAAAGAGGAATTAAAACTTTCGAAACATATACCAGGAATACTCTCGATTTAAATGCAGTTCCAGTTATAAAAAAACATTCGCATTTGCCAATTATTGTCGATCCTTCGCACGGAATTGGAATTTGGGATAAGGTTCCTGCAATGGCAATGGCTTCGGTGGCTGCTGGCGCTGATGGTCTGATTATCGAAGTTCATCATAAACCGGAAACTGCATTATCAGATGGATATCAATCTTTAACTCCAAAAACATTTAAACGGTTGTTGGATAAACTTGAACAATTAGCTCCAATTGTAGATAAGGAAATGAAATTATTATGTACAACCTAA
- a CDS encoding phosphoribosylanthranilate isomerase has translation MKVKICGITNLNDALLCEASGADLLGFIFFNKSKRFINFAEAIQIIKKLSLFTIKVGVFVNESPELINSIVSQLKLNAVQLHGNETPELAAKIEAPVIKSFSVKDNFNFDAINEFKNITPLLDTFSNIQYGGTGKSFNWKIIPKNIRTNIILSGGISYRNIEDVIKEVNPIAVDLSSSLESEPGKKDEIKVKEFFNKINQIRRALW, from the coding sequence TTGAAAGTTAAAATTTGTGGAATAACAAACTTGAATGATGCACTTCTTTGTGAAGCCAGTGGAGCCGATTTGCTGGGATTCATTTTCTTCAACAAGAGTAAAAGATTTATTAATTTTGCAGAAGCCATCCAAATAATTAAAAAGCTATCACTTTTTACAATCAAGGTTGGCGTTTTCGTAAACGAATCACCAGAATTAATAAATTCAATAGTATCGCAACTTAAACTTAATGCTGTACAGCTTCACGGGAATGAAACACCGGAACTTGCTGCTAAAATAGAAGCACCGGTTATAAAAAGTTTTAGCGTAAAAGATAATTTTAACTTTGATGCAATTAATGAATTCAAAAATATTACTCCCCTGCTGGATACATTTTCTAATATACAGTATGGTGGAACTGGAAAGAGTTTTAATTGGAAAATTATTCCAAAAAATATTCGCACTAATATAATTTTGTCTGGAGGAATATCTTACCGCAATATCGAAGATGTAATTAAAGAAGTGAACCCTATTGCCGTTGATCTTTCTTCTTCACTTGAAAGCGAACCGGGAAAGAAAGATGAAATAAAAGTGAAAGAATTTTTCAATAAGATAAATCAAATAAGGAGAGCATTATGGTAA
- the trpC gene encoding indole-3-glycerol phosphate synthase TrpC, with product MNILDKIVDSKKQEVKKLRKEFSIEDFEKSPLFNKLSYSLMNHISSDKNISIIAEIKKASPSKGILKEDFNHLEIARAYFSQNVNGISVLTDEKYFQGNILYLKDIAEIKNKPLLRKDFIFDELQVYEAKANGADAILLIAEVLSATQIKELTLTAQQVGLEVLLELHSENQISKIDFGLNKLIGINNRNLESFITDIQTTVNISKLIPDDVLLVSESGIKSKSDVNILKTAEIDAVLVGKYFMKAKDIEESINEFKSWCTIES from the coding sequence TTGAACATACTTGATAAAATAGTTGATTCAAAAAAGCAGGAAGTAAAAAAACTCCGAAAGGAATTTTCCATTGAGGATTTTGAGAAATCTCCTCTTTTCAATAAACTTTCTTACAGCTTGATGAACCATATTTCCAGCGATAAAAATATATCTATCATTGCGGAAATCAAGAAAGCCAGTCCTTCTAAAGGGATTCTAAAAGAAGATTTTAATCACTTAGAAATTGCCAGAGCTTATTTTTCCCAAAATGTAAATGGAATTTCTGTTCTAACAGACGAAAAATATTTTCAAGGAAATATTTTATACCTAAAAGATATTGCTGAGATAAAAAATAAGCCATTGCTTCGCAAAGATTTTATTTTTGATGAGTTGCAGGTTTATGAAGCCAAAGCGAACGGAGCGGACGCAATACTTTTGATTGCTGAGGTATTAAGTGCAACTCAAATTAAAGAATTAACTTTGACTGCCCAACAAGTTGGTTTAGAAGTGCTGCTTGAGCTTCACTCAGAAAATCAAATTAGTAAAATTGATTTTGGACTGAACAAATTAATCGGGATTAACAACCGTAATTTGGAAAGTTTTATAACAGATATTCAAACAACTGTCAACATCTCAAAACTAATTCCTGATGATGTTCTATTGGTTTCAGAAAGTGGAATAAAATCCAAATCAGATGTAAATATTTTGAAAACGGCAGAAATTGATGCTGTGCTTGTTGGAAAATATTTTATGAAAGCAAAAGATATTGAAGAAAGCATTAATGAATTTAAAAGCTGGTGTACTATTGAAAGTTAA
- the trpD gene encoding anthranilate phosphoribosyltransferase, which yields MIKNYIEKILEQENLTISEAYDAMDNIMSGKVNNSQLAAFLIALKVKGETAEEIAGLAKAMRYKSIKLDVDNENLIDVCGTGGDSSGTFNISTAASFVVAAAGVKVAKHGNRSISSNSGSADVLTELGVNINLNAEQSCVALKEIGISFLFAPNFHPAMKYAAAVRKELGMKTVFNLLGPLTNPANTKKQLIGVYNNKSSKLMSEAAGHLDMEKVCFICTGNNLDEISLIEDTDVNEFNKNTELNNYKLSHDSFNYPQLNIDDIKGASPKYNAELILNLFKSKKKNAAFFVTSANAAVALYCGNFSKDLKVCKDAAEEAILSGGALSKLHELKSISERFS from the coding sequence ATGATTAAAAATTATATAGAAAAAATACTTGAACAAGAGAATCTAACAATTTCGGAAGCATATGACGCTATGGATAATATTATGAGTGGTAAAGTAAATAATTCGCAGCTTGCTGCGTTTCTGATTGCATTAAAAGTAAAAGGTGAAACTGCTGAAGAAATCGCAGGACTGGCAAAAGCTATGCGATATAAAAGTATTAAGCTTGATGTTGACAATGAAAATCTTATTGATGTTTGCGGCACCGGGGGAGATTCATCCGGTACATTTAACATTTCTACCGCTGCTTCATTTGTAGTTGCGGCAGCAGGTGTAAAAGTTGCAAAGCACGGTAACAGATCAATCTCCAGTAACTCTGGCAGCGCAGATGTGTTAACTGAGCTTGGAGTAAACATAAATTTAAATGCGGAGCAATCTTGTGTTGCTTTAAAGGAAATTGGAATAAGCTTTTTGTTTGCGCCAAATTTTCATCCAGCAATGAAATATGCAGCAGCCGTTCGGAAAGAATTGGGAATGAAAACAGTTTTTAATTTACTGGGTCCGCTAACAAATCCAGCAAATACAAAAAAACAATTGATAGGTGTCTATAATAATAAGTCATCAAAACTGATGTCAGAAGCCGCTGGACATCTTGATATGGAAAAAGTTTGTTTCATTTGTACCGGAAACAATCTGGATGAAATTTCTCTTATTGAAGATACTGATGTAAATGAATTTAATAAAAATACCGAACTGAATAATTACAAATTATCGCACGATAGCTTCAACTATCCACAGCTTAATATTGATGACATCAAAGGCGCTTCTCCAAAATATAATGCAGAACTAATTTTAAATTTATTCAAAAGTAAAAAAAAGAACGCTGCATTTTTTGTAACATCTGCTAATGCAGCGGTTGCTTTGTATTGTGGTAACTTTTCCAAGGATTTGAAGGTATGTAAAGATGCAGCAGAAGAAGCTATTTTAAGCGGTGGCGCTTTATCAAAATTGCATGAACTTAAATCAATAAGCGAGAGATTTTCTTGA
- a CDS encoding aminodeoxychorismate/anthranilate synthase component II — protein MKILVIDNYDSFTYNLVQLLGKFKQEMVVKRNDEITEEEIETIAPDKILLSPGPGRPEDSKMTLTSINKFGKNIPVLGVCLGHQAIGYCFGGKIVKAPALMHGKTSQIKHDEKTIFKNIPQQFIATRYHSLIIEKESLPKELEISSFTDAGVIMGVRHKNYPIEGIQFHPESILTIEGEKIINNWLQL, from the coding sequence ATGAAGATATTAGTGATTGATAATTACGATTCATTTACATACAACCTGGTTCAGTTATTGGGAAAATTCAAACAGGAAATGGTTGTAAAAAGAAATGATGAAATTACTGAAGAGGAAATTGAAACAATAGCTCCGGATAAAATTCTTCTTTCGCCAGGACCTGGTCGTCCGGAGGATTCCAAAATGACATTAACTTCTATAAATAAATTCGGGAAAAATATTCCTGTATTAGGAGTTTGTCTTGGGCATCAGGCAATTGGTTATTGTTTTGGCGGTAAGATTGTAAAAGCACCCGCACTGATGCATGGGAAAACATCTCAAATCAAACATGATGAAAAAACAATATTCAAAAATATTCCACAGCAGTTTATAGCCACAAGGTATCATTCTTTAATTATTGAAAAAGAAAGCTTACCAAAAGAGTTGGAGATTTCTTCTTTCACTGATGCTGGAGTTATAATGGGAGTACGGCACAAGAACTATCCGATTGAAGGGATACAATTTCATCCTGAATCTATTTTAACTATTGAAGGTGAAAAAATAATAAACAACTGGTTACAATTATGA